One Malania oleifera isolate guangnan ecotype guangnan chromosome 10, ASM2987363v1, whole genome shotgun sequence genomic region harbors:
- the LOC131166676 gene encoding uncharacterized protein LOC131166676, producing MHPPTFVGGPDPIIAEDWVKKTKRILEVLHCTNEQRVVYATFQLSGEAGRWWTTVNLLEKQRAGVSEMSWSHFKEVFFKRYFSASTRDAKADALFALSQGNIMVQGYVAWYIELSCFAPCLISKKATVIENGIRKDEVDQESKKRTIPFGS from the exons atgcacccgcCGACGTTTGTAGGGGGCCCCGACCCTATTATAGCGGAGGACTGGGTCAAGAAGACCAAGAGGATTCTAGAAGTCCTCCACTGTACAAATGAGCAGAGAGTCGtttacgctaccttccagctgtctggggaggcggggcGTTGGTGGACTACCGTGAATCTGCTGGAAAAGCAGAGAGCCGGTGTTTCGGAGATGTCTTGGAGCCACTTCAAAGAGGTTTTCTTTAAGAGATACTTCTCGGCctccactcgtgatgcgaaggcagatgcgCTTTTTGCTCTGTCACAGGGAAATATAATGGTGCAGGGGTATGTTGCTTGGTATATAGAGTTATCCTGCTTTGCGCCATGTCTGATCTCGa aaaaggccacggtgatcgagaacGGCATCCGaaaggatgaggtggatcaggaatcgaagaAGAGGACAATACCTTTTGGTTCTTAG